Proteins from a genomic interval of Rhipicephalus microplus isolate Deutch F79 chromosome 6, USDA_Rmic, whole genome shotgun sequence:
- the LOC142765121 gene encoding uncharacterized protein LOC142765121, with protein MQQTSQVLPKSSEARTLELEIQKLNLQIQHEKLLQARMNVERLNGTLSNSGSETGDQRRRGFDSVQQCAKVLKGFRLLSDADVSLWFEEVEKLFATYQVPHESRVHLVMPALTERVRYLLRNLNPEESADYESVKAAVLTELKLSPAEYLQRFERAVNRKEETWAQFASRVKTYFSYYLQVREADTVEVMAELMVADRIKSGLSTEGLEYVRLREGEGWLRPTEIAKVLQTFEQAKGKGRASKQPTVEMGQKPPTRVEKGALKCHLCHGSGHFAKECPKASDKENNPKKATEPKRKVQKVTLSHVTDTEIPTGVLSEKVKSFKHEGEGTDKLQLIPVSCAGISADAILDTGSEITVIRESLLPRSVVEPSGTVRLVSAFSKTIEARLATLPVKLNSPREVTEPQNVDLLCALTDELVEGTDCLLTKDDWKLLLKASSPLESCRAPAEPAHEAEQAVEKQKVVACNLTLE; from the coding sequence ATGCAGCAGACATCTCAGGTTTTGCCGAAATCAAGCGAAGCGAGAACGCTCGAGCTTGAAATTCAAAAGCTCAATCTTCAGATTCAGCACGAAAAGCTATTGCAGGCTAGAATGAACGTGGAACGTCTCAATGGCACGTTGTCCAACTCTGGGTCGGAGACGGGTGATCAGAGGCGCCGGGGTTTCGATTCTGTTCAGCAATGTGCAAAAGTGCTAAAAGGGTTCCGCCTGCTGAGTGACGCGGATGTCTCTTTATGGTTTGAGGAAGTAGAAAAACTTTTTGCTACTTACCAGGTACCGCACGAGAGCCGCGTGCATTTGGTTATGCCAGCGCTAACTGAGCGAGTCCGTTACCTACTGCGTAACCTCAACCCTGAAGAGAGTGCAGATTATGAGTCAGTTAAAGCAGCAGTGCTGACGGAGCTGAAGCTTTCTCCGGCAGAGTACCTGCAGAGGTTCGAAAGAGCAGTAAATCGTAAGGAAGAGACGTGGGCGCAGTTCGCGTCCCGCGTGAAAACTTATTTCTCATACTACCTCCAAGTGAGAGAAGCCGACACGGTAGAAGTGATGGCAGAACTCATGGTTGCTGACCGCATAAAATCGGGCCTTAGTACGGAGGGTCTTGAGTATGTGAGATTAAGGGAAGGCGAGGGATGGCTTAGGCCAACTGAGATCGCGAAAGTGCTCCAAACTTTCGAACAAGCGAAAGGGAAAGGGCGTGCTTCAAAGCAACCAACTGTAGAAATGGGGCAGAAGCCGCCGACACGAGTTGAGAAAGGGGCTCTGAAATGCCACTTATGTCACGGCTCAGGCCATTTCGCTAAAGAGTGCCCGAAGGCTAGTGATAAGGAGAACAACCCCAAGAAGGCTACCGAGCCAAAGCGGAAGGTTCAAAAGGTAACGTTATCCCACGTGACGGATACTGAAATACCTACTGGAGTACTTAGCGAAAAGGTGAAGTCTTTTAAACACGAGGGTGAAGGCACAGATAAACTGCAGTTAATTCCTGTATCATGTGCAGGCATATCCGCAGATGCGATTTTGGATACGGGGAGTGAGATAACTGTCATCCGGGAGAGTCTGCTTCCGCGAAGTGTTGTAGAGCCGTCTGGCACGGTAAGATTGGTGTCCGCTTTCAGTAAAACTATCGAGGCAAGGCTAGCTACGTTACCGGTCAAATtaaatagcccgcgagaggttacggagcctcagaacgtcgacctactctgcgcgttaactgatgagctcgtcgagggcacagattgtttgttgaccaaggacgattggaaacttttgttgaaggccagcagccctCTGGAATCCTGTCGAGCGCCGGCCGAGCCTGCTCACGAGGCGGAACAAGCAGTAGAGAAACAAAAGGTAGTTGCCTGCAATCTTACCTTGGAGTAG